A DNA window from Jaculus jaculus isolate mJacJac1 chromosome 1, mJacJac1.mat.Y.cur, whole genome shotgun sequence contains the following coding sequences:
- the Elmo3 gene encoding engulfment and cell motility protein 3 isoform X1 gives MAPPRNVVKIAVQMPDAIPQLIQLDQAKPLATVLKEVCDAWSLTHSERYALQFADGHRRYITENNRTEIKNGSILCLCTAAVIPLLTLPAPALSSTGSLFCLVASATGLGWGGGQYQPCSAPPSGHPGPHTSSAMVTLDQLFIFSAPPPPNQDLEAEQLLGGLQSSSREARREALKQLVLLASDMTFAQEIISRDGLQRLGTIIEDGDDLGEVLALGLRAFLELMEHGVVSWETLSIPFVRKVVSYVNMNLMDASVQPLALGLLESVTLSSPALGQLVKSEVPLDRLLVHLQVMNQQLQTKAMALLTALLQGASPAERKHMLDYLWQRNLRQFIYKNIIHSATPLGDEMAHHLYVLQALMLGLLEPRMRTPLDPYSQEQREQLQALRQVAFESEGESPGTGLSADRRRSLCAREFRKLGFSNSNPAQDLERVPPGLLALDNMLYFSRHAPSAYSRFVLENSSREDKHECPFARSSIQLTVLLCELLRVGEPCSETAQDFSPMFFGQDQSFHELFCVAIQLLNKTWKEMRATQEDFDKVMQVVREQLARTLALKPTSLELFRTKVNALTYGEVMRLRQTERLHQEGTLAPPILELREKLKPELMGLIRQQRLLRLCEGMLFRKISSRRRQDKLWFCCLSPNHKVLQYGDVEEGASLPTPESLPEQIPVADIRALLMGKDCPHVREKGSGKQNKDLYELAFSISYDHGEEEAYLNFIAPSKRDFHLWTDGLNALLGSPMSSEQTRLDLEQLLTMETKLRLLELENVPIPERPPPVPPPPTNFNFCYDCSITEP, from the exons ATGGCGCCTCCGCGGAACGTGGTGAAGATTGCTGTACAGATGCCTGACGCCATCCCTCAGCTCATCCAGCTAGACCAG GCAAAACCCCTGGCCACtgtgctgaaggaggtgtgcgACGC GTGGAGCCTGACTCATTCGGAGCGCTATGCCCTGCAGTTTGCTGATGGGCATAGGAGATACATCACCGAGAAT AATCGCACGGAAATCAAGAATGGCAGCATCCTATGCCTCTGCACTGCCGCAGTAATACCCCTTCTGACCCTGCCCGCTCCTGCCCTCTCCTCTACTGGGTCCCTGTTCTGCCTGGTGGCCTCTGCCACAggtctggggtggggtgggggacagtACCAACCTTGTAGTGCCCCACCTAGTGGTcacccaggtcctcacacttcCAGTGCCATGGTAACCCTTGATCAACTTTTCATCTTCTctgctcccccgccccccaaccaGGACTTGGAAGCTGAGCAGCTGTTGGGTGGGCTGCAGAGTTCAAGCCGTGAAGCCCGCCGTGAAGCCCTGAAACAACTCGTCCTGCTGGCCTCTGACATGACCTTTGCCCAGGAGATCATCAGCCGTGATGGGCTTCAGAGACTAGGCACCATCATTGAGGATGGGGACGA CCTAGGGGAAGTGCTGGCCCTCGGTCTGAGGGCCTTTTTGGAGCTCATGGAACATGGTGTGGTGTCCTGGGAGACGCTCAGCATCCCCTTTGTCAGAAAG GTGGTGTCTTATGTGAACATGAACCTGATGGACGCCTCTGTACAACCCTTGGCTCTTGGGCTGTTGGAGAGTGTAACCTTGAGCAGTCCTGCCCTAGGCCAGCTGGTCAAGAGTGAGGTGCCACTGGATAGGCTGCTGGTGCACTTGCAGGT GATGAACCAGCAGCTGCAAACCAAGGCCATGGCCCTGCTGACAGCCTTGCTGCAGGGGGCCAGCCCTGCTGAACGTAAG CACATGCTTGACTACCTATGGCAGAGAAATCTTCGCCAGTTCATCTACAAG AACATTATCCACAGCGCTACACCACTGGGCGACGAGATGGCTCATCACTTATATGTACTACAGGCCCTTATGCTGGGGCTGCTGGAGCCACGTATGCGGACACCACTTGACCCCTATAGCCAG GAGCAGCGGGAGCAGCTGCAGGCCTTGCGCCAGGTTGCCTTTGAGTCAGAGGGGGAGTCCCCAGGCACAGGGCTGAGTGCTGACCGTCGCCGTTCTCTCTGTGCCCGAGAGTTCCGCAAGCTGGGCTTCTCC AACAGCAACCCAGCGCAGGACCTAGAGCGTGTGCCCCCTGGTCTGCTGGCCCTGGACAACATGCTCTACTTTTCCAGACATGCCCCCAGTGCATATAGCCGG TTTGTGTTGGAGAACAGCAGCCGAGAGGACAAACATGAATGTCCCTTTGCGCGAAGTAGCATCCAGCTGACAGTGCTGCTGTGTGAGCTGCTGCGTGTTGGGGAACCTT GCTCCGAGACAGCCCAGGACTTCTCACCCATGTTCTTCGGCCAAGACCAGAGCTTCCATGAGCTCTTCTGTGTGGCTATCCAGCTGCTGAACAAGACCTGGAAGGAGATGCGGGCCACACAGGAGGATTTTGACAAG GTCATGCAAGTGGTCCGGGAGCAACTGGCCCGCACACTGGCCCTGAAGCCCACATCCCTGGAGCTCTTCCGAACCAAAGTGAATGCCCTCACCTATGGGGAAGTCATGCGGCTACGGCAGACAGAACGGCTGCACCAAGAAGGCACACTGGCCCCTCCCATACT GGAGCTGAGGGAGAAGCTAAAGCCGGAGCTCATGGGCCTGATCCGCCAGCAGCGCTTGCTCCGCCTCTGTGAGGGGATGCTCTTCCGAAAGATCAGCAGCCGGAGGCGCCAGG ACAAGTTGTGGTTCTGCTGCCTGTCCCCCAACCACAAAGTGCTGCAGTatggagatgtggaggaaggTGCTAGCTTGCCCACCCCCGAAAGCCTGCCTGAGCAGA TCCCTGTGGCAGACATCAGGGCACTCCTGATGGGCAAGGACTGCCCTCACGTCCGGGAGAAAGGTTCCGGGAAGCAGAACAAA GATCTCTATGAATTGGCTTTCTCCATCAGCTACGACCATGGGGAGGAGGAGGCATACCTCAACTTCATTGCCCCCTCCAAACGGGAT TTTCACCTGTGGACAGATGGGCTGAATGCCCTGCTGGGCAGTCCCATGAGCAGCGAGCAGACCCGGCTGGATCTGGAGCAGCTGCTGACTATGGAGACCAAGCTGCGCTTGCTGGAGCTGGAGAATGTGCCTATCCCTGAGCGGCCACCTCCtgtacccccaccccccaccaactTCAACTTCTGTTATGACTGCAGCATCACTGAACCTTAA
- the Elmo3 gene encoding engulfment and cell motility protein 3 isoform X2 — translation MAPPRNVVKIAVQMPDAIPQLIQLDQAKPLATVLKEVCDAWSLTHSERYALQFADGHRRYITENNRTEIKNGSILCLCTAADLEAEQLLGGLQSSSREARREALKQLVLLASDMTFAQEIISRDGLQRLGTIIEDGDDLGEVLALGLRAFLELMEHGVVSWETLSIPFVRKVVSYVNMNLMDASVQPLALGLLESVTLSSPALGQLVKSEVPLDRLLVHLQVMNQQLQTKAMALLTALLQGASPAERKHMLDYLWQRNLRQFIYKNIIHSATPLGDEMAHHLYVLQALMLGLLEPRMRTPLDPYSQEQREQLQALRQVAFESEGESPGTGLSADRRRSLCAREFRKLGFSNSNPAQDLERVPPGLLALDNMLYFSRHAPSAYSRFVLENSSREDKHECPFARSSIQLTVLLCELLRVGEPCSETAQDFSPMFFGQDQSFHELFCVAIQLLNKTWKEMRATQEDFDKVMQVVREQLARTLALKPTSLELFRTKVNALTYGEVMRLRQTERLHQEGTLAPPILELREKLKPELMGLIRQQRLLRLCEGMLFRKISSRRRQDKLWFCCLSPNHKVLQYGDVEEGASLPTPESLPEQIPVADIRALLMGKDCPHVREKGSGKQNKDLYELAFSISYDHGEEEAYLNFIAPSKRDFHLWTDGLNALLGSPMSSEQTRLDLEQLLTMETKLRLLELENVPIPERPPPVPPPPTNFNFCYDCSITEP, via the exons ATGGCGCCTCCGCGGAACGTGGTGAAGATTGCTGTACAGATGCCTGACGCCATCCCTCAGCTCATCCAGCTAGACCAG GCAAAACCCCTGGCCACtgtgctgaaggaggtgtgcgACGC GTGGAGCCTGACTCATTCGGAGCGCTATGCCCTGCAGTTTGCTGATGGGCATAGGAGATACATCACCGAGAAT AATCGCACGGAAATCAAGAATGGCAGCATCCTATGCCTCTGCACTGCCGCA GACTTGGAAGCTGAGCAGCTGTTGGGTGGGCTGCAGAGTTCAAGCCGTGAAGCCCGCCGTGAAGCCCTGAAACAACTCGTCCTGCTGGCCTCTGACATGACCTTTGCCCAGGAGATCATCAGCCGTGATGGGCTTCAGAGACTAGGCACCATCATTGAGGATGGGGACGA CCTAGGGGAAGTGCTGGCCCTCGGTCTGAGGGCCTTTTTGGAGCTCATGGAACATGGTGTGGTGTCCTGGGAGACGCTCAGCATCCCCTTTGTCAGAAAG GTGGTGTCTTATGTGAACATGAACCTGATGGACGCCTCTGTACAACCCTTGGCTCTTGGGCTGTTGGAGAGTGTAACCTTGAGCAGTCCTGCCCTAGGCCAGCTGGTCAAGAGTGAGGTGCCACTGGATAGGCTGCTGGTGCACTTGCAGGT GATGAACCAGCAGCTGCAAACCAAGGCCATGGCCCTGCTGACAGCCTTGCTGCAGGGGGCCAGCCCTGCTGAACGTAAG CACATGCTTGACTACCTATGGCAGAGAAATCTTCGCCAGTTCATCTACAAG AACATTATCCACAGCGCTACACCACTGGGCGACGAGATGGCTCATCACTTATATGTACTACAGGCCCTTATGCTGGGGCTGCTGGAGCCACGTATGCGGACACCACTTGACCCCTATAGCCAG GAGCAGCGGGAGCAGCTGCAGGCCTTGCGCCAGGTTGCCTTTGAGTCAGAGGGGGAGTCCCCAGGCACAGGGCTGAGTGCTGACCGTCGCCGTTCTCTCTGTGCCCGAGAGTTCCGCAAGCTGGGCTTCTCC AACAGCAACCCAGCGCAGGACCTAGAGCGTGTGCCCCCTGGTCTGCTGGCCCTGGACAACATGCTCTACTTTTCCAGACATGCCCCCAGTGCATATAGCCGG TTTGTGTTGGAGAACAGCAGCCGAGAGGACAAACATGAATGTCCCTTTGCGCGAAGTAGCATCCAGCTGACAGTGCTGCTGTGTGAGCTGCTGCGTGTTGGGGAACCTT GCTCCGAGACAGCCCAGGACTTCTCACCCATGTTCTTCGGCCAAGACCAGAGCTTCCATGAGCTCTTCTGTGTGGCTATCCAGCTGCTGAACAAGACCTGGAAGGAGATGCGGGCCACACAGGAGGATTTTGACAAG GTCATGCAAGTGGTCCGGGAGCAACTGGCCCGCACACTGGCCCTGAAGCCCACATCCCTGGAGCTCTTCCGAACCAAAGTGAATGCCCTCACCTATGGGGAAGTCATGCGGCTACGGCAGACAGAACGGCTGCACCAAGAAGGCACACTGGCCCCTCCCATACT GGAGCTGAGGGAGAAGCTAAAGCCGGAGCTCATGGGCCTGATCCGCCAGCAGCGCTTGCTCCGCCTCTGTGAGGGGATGCTCTTCCGAAAGATCAGCAGCCGGAGGCGCCAGG ACAAGTTGTGGTTCTGCTGCCTGTCCCCCAACCACAAAGTGCTGCAGTatggagatgtggaggaaggTGCTAGCTTGCCCACCCCCGAAAGCCTGCCTGAGCAGA TCCCTGTGGCAGACATCAGGGCACTCCTGATGGGCAAGGACTGCCCTCACGTCCGGGAGAAAGGTTCCGGGAAGCAGAACAAA GATCTCTATGAATTGGCTTTCTCCATCAGCTACGACCATGGGGAGGAGGAGGCATACCTCAACTTCATTGCCCCCTCCAAACGGGAT TTTCACCTGTGGACAGATGGGCTGAATGCCCTGCTGGGCAGTCCCATGAGCAGCGAGCAGACCCGGCTGGATCTGGAGCAGCTGCTGACTATGGAGACCAAGCTGCGCTTGCTGGAGCTGGAGAATGTGCCTATCCCTGAGCGGCCACCTCCtgtacccccaccccccaccaactTCAACTTCTGTTATGACTGCAGCATCACTGAACCTTAA